In Granulicella tundricola MP5ACTX9, a single genomic region encodes these proteins:
- the tssC gene encoding type VI secretion system contractile sheath large subunit has product MSSAANPLASASTAEAVETGEPSLLDQIVAQGRFSREAGDLERGKDLVKEFVSQVLEGQMTLSKDAEATISARIAQLDRLISIQLNEVIHHPSFQKLEATWRGIKYLMDQSETNDMLKIKVLNASKKDLLRDLQRAPEFDQSALFKKVYEEEFGVFGGAPFAAMVGDYEFGRGPEDLELLEKIGQVASAAHAPFLSAAAPGLMNLSDYTQLGAPRDMSKIFDSTEYAKWKSFRQSDDSRYVALTLPHILMRQPYGQDTKQIEAFAYEEAVDGRDHSKYLWGNAAFGLAARMTNSFARSGWCSAIRGVEGGGLVEGLTAHNFTTDEGDVALKCPTEVTITDRREKELADQGFVPLVHCKGTDKAAFFSVQTVNKPKLYDKPEANANARLSAQLPYIMAMSRFAHYLKAMMRDKIGSAMSRVEAEKFLNQWVNQYVLADDTGSAAAKAKRPLREARIEVMSVPGNAGALRAVAFMRPHFQLDELTVSLRLVADLPAPAK; this is encoded by the coding sequence ATGAGTAGTGCAGCGAACCCGCTGGCGAGCGCCAGCACCGCAGAAGCAGTCGAGACGGGCGAGCCTTCCCTTCTTGATCAGATCGTCGCGCAGGGCCGTTTCAGCCGCGAGGCTGGCGATCTAGAGCGAGGCAAAGATCTGGTGAAGGAGTTCGTCAGCCAGGTGCTCGAAGGACAGATGACGTTGAGCAAGGATGCCGAGGCGACGATCAGCGCACGCATCGCGCAGCTTGACCGTCTGATCTCGATCCAGTTGAACGAGGTGATTCATCACCCTTCGTTCCAGAAGCTGGAAGCGACGTGGCGCGGCATCAAGTACCTGATGGATCAGAGCGAGACGAACGACATGCTCAAGATCAAGGTGCTGAACGCGTCCAAGAAAGACCTGCTGCGCGATCTTCAGCGTGCACCGGAGTTCGATCAGAGCGCCTTATTCAAGAAGGTCTACGAAGAGGAGTTCGGCGTATTCGGCGGCGCTCCGTTCGCGGCGATGGTCGGCGATTACGAGTTTGGCCGTGGTCCTGAAGATCTGGAGCTGCTCGAGAAGATCGGGCAGGTCGCATCCGCGGCGCATGCTCCGTTCCTTTCCGCTGCCGCTCCTGGCTTGATGAACCTGAGCGACTACACACAGCTCGGCGCTCCACGCGATATGTCGAAGATCTTCGACAGCACCGAGTATGCGAAGTGGAAGTCGTTCCGTCAGTCCGACGACTCCCGCTACGTTGCGTTGACGCTTCCGCACATCCTGATGCGCCAGCCGTACGGGCAGGATACGAAGCAGATCGAAGCGTTTGCGTATGAGGAAGCGGTGGACGGCCGCGACCACTCGAAGTATCTGTGGGGCAATGCGGCGTTCGGCCTGGCTGCACGCATGACGAACTCGTTTGCGCGGTCCGGCTGGTGCTCGGCGATCCGCGGCGTGGAAGGCGGGGGCCTGGTCGAAGGACTGACGGCCCATAACTTCACGACCGACGAGGGCGATGTCGCGCTGAAGTGTCCGACCGAGGTGACGATCACCGACCGTCGTGAAAAAGAGCTTGCCGATCAGGGTTTTGTTCCCCTGGTTCATTGCAAGGGGACGGACAAGGCCGCGTTCTTCAGCGTCCAGACCGTCAACAAGCCGAAGCTGTACGACAAGCCGGAGGCGAATGCCAATGCCCGGCTTTCGGCCCAGCTTCCGTACATCATGGCGATGTCTCGTTTCGCACATTACCTCAAGGCGATGATGCGCGATAAGATCGGCAGCGCGATGAGCCGTGTCGAGGCAGAGAAGTTCCTAAATCAGTGGGTCAACCAGTACGTGCTTGCGGATGACACAGGATCTGCGGCGGCAAAGGCAAAACGGCCTTTACGCGAGGCTCGTATTGAGGTCATGTCGGTTCCTGGAAATGCGGGTGCGCTGCGCGCAGTCGCGTTTATGCGGCCGCATTTCCAACTGGATGAGTTGACCGTTTCTCTGAGGCTGGTGGCGGATCTGCCGGCTCCCGCGAAGTAA
- the tssB gene encoding type VI secretion system contractile sheath small subunit: MAESTQHKLDRVRSPRVHITYDVEVGNAIELKELPFVMGVLGDLTGQPETPLAALKDRKFVEINPDNFDTVLKGMQPHLAYSVDNKLSDDPNAGQVKVNLHFESMDDFSPENVAKQVKPLKELLDLRTRLSDLRGTLQGNDKLDQMLFDAVSNTEDRNKLRAEVGTTPEGGNE, translated from the coding sequence ATGGCTGAGAGTACGCAACACAAACTCGATCGTGTGAGATCGCCGCGCGTTCATATCACGTATGACGTTGAAGTCGGCAATGCAATTGAACTTAAGGAATTGCCGTTCGTGATGGGTGTGCTGGGCGATCTGACCGGCCAGCCTGAGACTCCGCTGGCCGCATTGAAAGACCGCAAGTTCGTGGAGATCAACCCGGACAACTTTGACACGGTTTTGAAGGGGATGCAGCCGCACCTGGCATACTCTGTTGACAACAAGCTGAGCGACGACCCGAATGCAGGACAGGTGAAGGTGAATCTTCACTTCGAGAGCATGGACGACTTTTCGCCGGAGAACGTGGCGAAGCAGGTCAAGCCGCTGAAGGAGCTTCTGGATCTGCGCACGCGGCTCTCCGATCTGCGCGGCACGCTGCAGGGCAACGACAAGCTGGACCAGATGCTGTTCGATGCGGTTTCGAACACGGAAGATCGAAACAAGCTTCGTGCGGAAGTCGGCACGACCCCGGAGGGTGGAAATGAGTAG
- the tssK gene encoding type VI secretion system baseplate subunit TssK, which yields MRQLQPVIWSKGTFLSPQHLQSQERFVEDTVRFYLDSLVSKSWGFLKIQIDAKALTEGTLTISVATGIFPDALPIDVPASDPAPPSRVLDECFRDGRETCMFYLAIPQYLQGGMNVSLQRGRVSTRYLAQLQMTRDENSGSNEKPVQVARKNLQLLAEGENLEGSVLLACARVLKTETGMYHLDPTYVPSLIDVHGNETLTSIIRGLIELLVTRSSQLSGSRRQKNQTLADFTASDVANFWLLYTINTHLPGLRHYLESSSVQPEMLFGDLSDLAGALTAFSTQIDPRDLPRYDHDNLGPCFIELDRLLRIMLETVVPTNVVSIPLNLTRETIYAASIDKDAWFDNSRFYLAVSADMRDTDLIDRIPKLTKVCSATHIEMLVRQALPGIKLTHVEQPPRAIPVKLRYQYFSIERSGTAWEAVQRARNFAVYAPSDLLNPQMELIILLPKAN from the coding sequence ATGCGACAGTTGCAGCCCGTCATCTGGTCCAAAGGCACCTTCCTGTCCCCGCAGCACCTGCAGTCGCAGGAACGCTTCGTCGAAGACACCGTGCGCTTCTATCTCGATTCGCTTGTCTCAAAATCCTGGGGCTTCCTCAAGATCCAGATCGACGCCAAGGCCCTCACCGAAGGCACGCTCACCATCTCTGTTGCAACCGGCATCTTCCCTGACGCTCTCCCCATCGACGTCCCCGCTTCCGATCCCGCGCCACCCTCCCGAGTCCTTGACGAATGTTTCCGCGACGGACGCGAGACCTGCATGTTCTACCTTGCCATCCCGCAGTACCTGCAAGGCGGCATGAACGTCTCACTCCAGCGCGGCCGCGTCAGCACCCGCTACCTCGCACAGCTTCAGATGACTCGCGACGAAAACAGCGGCAGCAATGAAAAGCCTGTACAGGTCGCCCGTAAAAATCTCCAGCTCCTCGCTGAAGGCGAAAACCTTGAAGGCTCCGTCCTCCTGGCCTGCGCGCGCGTCCTCAAGACCGAAACGGGAATGTACCACCTCGACCCAACCTACGTTCCATCTCTCATAGACGTACACGGCAACGAAACGCTCACCAGCATCATCCGCGGCCTGATCGAGCTCCTCGTCACCCGTTCCAGCCAGCTCTCCGGCAGCCGCCGTCAAAAGAACCAGACCCTCGCCGACTTCACCGCCTCGGACGTCGCCAACTTCTGGCTCCTCTACACCATCAACACCCACCTCCCCGGCCTCCGCCACTACCTCGAATCCTCCAGCGTCCAGCCCGAGATGCTCTTCGGCGATCTCTCCGACCTCGCCGGCGCGCTCACCGCCTTCTCCACCCAGATCGATCCCCGCGACCTCCCGCGCTACGACCACGACAACCTCGGCCCCTGCTTCATCGAGCTCGACCGTCTCCTCCGCATCATGCTTGAGACCGTCGTCCCCACCAACGTCGTCTCCATCCCCCTCAACCTCACGCGCGAGACCATCTACGCCGCCTCCATCGACAAGGACGCCTGGTTCGACAACTCCCGCTTCTACCTCGCCGTCTCCGCCGACATGCGCGACACCGACCTCATCGACCGCATCCCCAAGCTCACCAAGGTCTGCTCCGCCACCCACATCGAGATGCTCGTCCGCCAGGCCCTCCCCGGCATCAAGCTCACCCACGTCGAGCAGCCTCCCCGCGCCATCCCCGTCAAGCTCCGCTACCAGTACTTCAGCATCGAGCGCAGCGGCACCGCCTGGGAGGCCGTACAACGCGCCCGCAACTTCGCCGTCTACGCCCCCTCAGACCTCCTAAATCCCCAGATGGAACTCATCATCCTCCTGCCTAAAGCCAACTGA